A stretch of Corallococcus macrosporus DNA encodes these proteins:
- a CDS encoding EcsC family protein translates to MAFYDSVTERLGFMKKLTPAELKKLGALRLSDLIQGEIGRARVRVAALEKRYPSATTKELAQRLVDEKKSLASMVGGVSGVFGLVSLPADLTFMAYLQLILLTDVATLYKANLKTDRARGELLDLFGYANGLGPLHRSGPKVLGKLAALLLTKGGMSTLGRAMPLVAAPITAYLNNQHIQMVGEQAVRFYEGFDKAHAKARTAKRKAASGE, encoded by the coding sequence ATGGCCTTCTACGACAGCGTGACGGAGCGGCTGGGCTTCATGAAGAAGCTGACCCCCGCGGAGCTGAAGAAGCTGGGGGCGCTGCGCCTGTCGGACCTCATCCAGGGGGAGATTGGCCGGGCGCGCGTGCGCGTGGCGGCGCTGGAGAAGCGCTACCCGTCCGCGACGACCAAGGAGCTGGCGCAGCGGCTGGTGGATGAGAAGAAGAGCCTGGCCAGCATGGTGGGCGGCGTGAGCGGCGTGTTCGGGCTCGTGTCGCTGCCGGCGGACCTGACGTTCATGGCATACCTGCAGCTCATCCTGCTCACGGACGTGGCCACGCTCTACAAGGCGAACCTCAAGACGGACCGCGCGCGCGGGGAGCTGCTGGACCTGTTCGGCTACGCCAACGGGCTGGGGCCGCTGCACCGCTCCGGGCCCAAGGTGCTGGGGAAGCTGGCGGCGCTGCTGCTCACGAAGGGCGGCATGTCGACGCTGGGCCGCGCGATGCCGCTGGTCGCGGCGCCCATCACCGCGTACCTCAACAACCAGCACATCCAGATGGTGGGTGAGCAGGCCGTGCGCTTCTACGAAGGCTTCGACAAGGCCCACGCCAAGGCCAGGACCGCGAAGCGCAAGGCGGCGAGCGGGGAGTAG
- the panD gene encoding aspartate 1-decarboxylase, producing MRRILFKSKIHRATVTQADLDYEGSVTIDKDLLKAADILPFEKVAVWNVTRGTRLETYALEGESGSGVICINGAAAHLNQPGDLVILATFAEVEEAEVAHWKPTVVFVDGKNRAVPGVTEEIPGPARRIA from the coding sequence ATGCGCCGCATCCTCTTCAAGTCCAAGATCCACCGCGCGACGGTGACCCAGGCCGACCTCGACTACGAGGGTTCGGTGACCATCGACAAGGACCTGCTCAAGGCGGCGGACATCCTGCCCTTCGAGAAGGTCGCGGTGTGGAACGTCACGCGCGGCACCCGCCTGGAGACCTACGCCCTGGAGGGCGAGTCCGGCAGCGGTGTCATCTGCATCAACGGCGCGGCGGCGCACCTCAACCAGCCGGGCGACCTGGTCATCCTCGCCACCTTCGCGGAGGTCGAGGAGGCGGAGGTCGCCCACTGGAAGCCCACCGTCGTCTTCGTGGACGGCAAGAACCGGGCTGTCCCTGGCGTCACCGAGGAAATCCCCGGGCCCGCGCGCCGTATCGCGTAA
- a CDS encoding LEA type 2 family protein, whose amino-acid sequence MKKQKRAFLVLFALSLTTLSGCAALQSLLNGAFKKPTLKFKTARLANASLSDATVDLVYELDNPNSLGLKLASVDYAFFVEGKQLVAGKPREGLNLKSNGKSQIVFPANVKFADIAPVVTTFLNKDAAAFKAQGSLGIQTPLGVLKFPLEKEGTFPVPKIPQVQFQSPRITNITISGATVEFPLAITNRNAFPLPVAGITGALKVAGANVGNLSTGNLGMLDGSGTKQVTLPLTINFASAASAAMALRSGGNAQVSLTGNLTSDAQSVPLNLSQFVNFTK is encoded by the coding sequence ATGAAGAAACAGAAACGCGCGTTCCTGGTCCTCTTCGCCCTTTCGCTCACCACGCTCTCCGGCTGCGCAGCGCTGCAGAGCCTGCTCAACGGGGCCTTCAAGAAGCCTACGTTGAAGTTCAAGACGGCCCGGCTGGCGAACGCCTCCCTGTCCGACGCCACGGTCGACCTGGTGTATGAACTGGACAACCCCAACAGCCTGGGCCTGAAGCTGGCGTCGGTGGACTACGCCTTCTTCGTGGAGGGCAAGCAGCTGGTGGCCGGCAAGCCCCGCGAGGGCCTGAACCTCAAGTCCAACGGCAAGAGCCAGATTGTCTTCCCCGCCAACGTGAAGTTCGCGGACATCGCGCCGGTGGTGACCACGTTCCTCAACAAGGACGCGGCGGCCTTCAAGGCGCAGGGCTCGCTGGGCATCCAGACGCCGCTGGGCGTGCTGAAGTTCCCCCTGGAGAAGGAGGGCACGTTCCCCGTCCCCAAGATTCCCCAGGTGCAGTTCCAGTCGCCGCGCATCACCAACATCACCATCAGCGGAGCCACGGTGGAGTTCCCCCTGGCCATCACCAACCGCAACGCCTTCCCCCTGCCGGTGGCGGGCATCACCGGAGCGCTCAAGGTGGCGGGCGCCAACGTGGGCAACCTGTCCACGGGCAACCTGGGCATGCTGGACGGCAGCGGGACCAAGCAGGTGACGCTGCCGCTCACCATCAACTTCGCGAGCGCCGCGTCCGCGGCCATGGCGCTCCGCTCGGGCGGCAACGCGCAGGTGAGCCTGACGGGCAACCTGACGTCGGACGCGCAGTCCGTGCCCCTGAACCTGAGCCAGTTCGTGAATTTCACGAAGTAG
- a CDS encoding alpha/beta hydrolase produces the protein MTGGILSHPLALAVLAALSLTGCSQAGSGASGTAPSRQMALKPCRLDGVAAQTLCGTLEVFEDRAAAKGRKIPLRVVVVPALASQPKEDPLFFLAGGPGQAASRTRILPALERIRRQRDIVFVDQRGTGDSHPLDCEALNPSRTSLAERFEDREDADVIPQCRKGWDADERLYTTSIAMDDLDDVRAALGYRQVNLWGISYGTRAALVYMRQHPDRVRTAILDGVAPMGQYLPLYAARDGQRALDLLLDACAKDPVCAKAYPDLRARTEALLTKLEAAPAKVRLAHPRTGVMEDFTLTRRVFLSELFSLLYSPDVASLVPLMLDRATRDDWTSFVALSLGLTDEVARTTSRGMFLAVVCAEDAPFFTEEDAEREAKGTWFGPRMALDVKRACAKWPQANVPRSFREPVKSDIPTLLLSGELDPVTPPPWGEQAKATLTHSLHVVVPGLGHNTVGADCARSLMAEVLTRGSVEGLTPDCGAGLKRPPFFTSFAGPVP, from the coding sequence GTGACAGGTGGTATCTTGTCTCACCCCCTCGCGCTGGCGGTGCTGGCGGCGCTGTCACTCACGGGCTGCTCCCAGGCCGGGTCCGGCGCTTCGGGGACGGCGCCCTCGCGGCAGATGGCCCTGAAGCCGTGCCGGCTGGACGGCGTGGCGGCGCAGACGCTGTGCGGCACGCTGGAGGTCTTCGAGGACCGGGCCGCGGCGAAGGGGCGGAAGATTCCCCTGCGCGTGGTGGTGGTGCCCGCGCTCGCGTCGCAGCCGAAGGAGGATCCGCTGTTCTTCCTCGCGGGCGGCCCCGGGCAGGCGGCGTCCCGCACGCGCATCCTGCCGGCGCTGGAGCGCATCCGGCGCCAGCGCGACATCGTGTTCGTGGACCAGCGCGGCACGGGGGACTCGCACCCGCTGGACTGCGAGGCGCTGAACCCGTCGCGCACGTCGCTGGCGGAGCGCTTCGAGGACCGCGAGGACGCGGACGTGATTCCCCAGTGCAGGAAGGGCTGGGACGCGGACGAGCGGCTCTACACGACGTCCATCGCGATGGACGACCTGGACGACGTGAGAGCGGCGCTGGGCTACCGGCAGGTGAACCTGTGGGGCATCTCGTACGGGACGCGCGCTGCGCTGGTGTACATGCGCCAGCACCCGGACCGCGTGCGCACCGCCATCCTGGATGGCGTGGCCCCCATGGGGCAGTACCTGCCGCTGTACGCCGCGCGCGACGGCCAGCGCGCCCTGGACCTGCTGCTGGACGCGTGCGCGAAGGACCCCGTCTGCGCGAAGGCGTACCCGGACCTGCGGGCGCGCACGGAAGCGCTGCTCACGAAGCTGGAGGCCGCGCCCGCGAAGGTGCGCCTGGCGCACCCGCGCACGGGCGTGATGGAGGACTTCACGCTCACCCGGCGCGTCTTCCTGTCGGAGCTGTTCTCGTTGCTCTACAGCCCGGACGTCGCGTCGCTGGTGCCGCTGATGCTGGACCGCGCCACCAGGGATGACTGGACGTCCTTCGTCGCGCTGTCGCTGGGGCTCACGGACGAGGTGGCCCGCACCACCAGCCGGGGCATGTTCCTGGCGGTGGTGTGCGCGGAGGACGCGCCCTTCTTCACGGAAGAAGATGCCGAGCGCGAGGCGAAGGGCACCTGGTTCGGCCCGCGCATGGCGCTGGACGTGAAGCGCGCGTGCGCGAAGTGGCCCCAGGCGAACGTGCCCAGGAGCTTCCGCGAGCCGGTGAAGTCGGACATCCCCACGCTGCTGCTGTCCGGCGAGCTGGACCCGGTGACGCCGCCGCCCTGGGGCGAGCAGGCGAAGGCGACGCTCACGCACAGCCTGCACGTGGTGGTGCCGGGGCTGGGGCACAACACGGTGGGCGCGGACTGTGCGCGCTCGCTGATGGCGGAGGTGCTCACGCGCGGCAGCGTGGAGGGCCTGACGCCGGACTGTGGCGCGGGCCTCAAGCGGCCGCCCTTCTTCACCTCCTTCGCTGGCCCCGTGCCGTAG
- a CDS encoding ABC transporter ATP-binding protein, with product MIEARNLHKRFGSVTAVHDVTFTAEDGVITGLLGPNGAGKTTTLRMLYTLVRPDGGTATVDGVDVAQKPEVARRALGVLPDARGLYPRLTAREHARYFGELHGLSGAALDARVEELVELLDMKDIADRRTEGFSQGERVKVALARALVHGPRNVLLDEPTNGLDVMATRSVRTLLRKLKAQGCCVVFSSHVMQEVAALCDRIVVVARGRVVADGTADALRASTGKDSLEEAFVSVIGSEQGLRE from the coding sequence ATGATTGAAGCCAGGAACCTGCACAAGCGCTTCGGCTCCGTGACGGCCGTGCACGACGTGACCTTCACCGCGGAGGACGGCGTCATCACGGGCCTGCTCGGGCCCAACGGCGCGGGCAAGACGACGACGCTGCGCATGCTCTACACGCTGGTGCGCCCGGACGGCGGCACCGCCACCGTGGACGGCGTGGACGTGGCCCAGAAGCCGGAGGTGGCCCGTCGCGCGCTGGGCGTGCTGCCCGACGCGCGCGGCCTCTACCCGCGCCTCACCGCGCGCGAGCACGCGCGGTACTTCGGCGAGCTGCACGGGCTGTCCGGCGCCGCGCTGGACGCGCGCGTGGAGGAGCTGGTGGAGCTGCTGGACATGAAGGACATCGCGGACCGGCGCACGGAGGGCTTCAGCCAGGGCGAGCGCGTGAAGGTGGCGCTGGCGCGCGCGCTGGTGCACGGGCCTCGCAACGTGCTCCTGGACGAGCCCACCAACGGCCTGGACGTGATGGCCACGCGCTCCGTGCGCACGCTCCTGCGCAAGCTGAAGGCGCAGGGCTGCTGCGTGGTGTTCTCCAGCCACGTGATGCAGGAGGTGGCCGCGCTGTGTGACCGCATCGTGGTGGTGGCGCGCGGCCGGGTGGTGGCGGACGGGACGGCGGACGCGCTGCGCGCCTCCACCGGCAAGGACAGCCTGGAGGAAGCCTTCGTGAGCGTGATTGGCAGCGAGCAGGGGTTGCGCGAATGA
- a CDS encoding ABC transporter permease, whose amino-acid sequence MRGQVGTVLRKEVRDHLRDRRTLGSAILWPLLGPLVFLVMFNVMASWYRQDRPLEMPVVGREHAPSLMAFLERYGAKLSEAPQDYEALVQAGKLDVVLVVPEDYAKSFADGHTAAVRLVVDSSRNKARQSVQRAQRMLGAYSQQTGSQRLFARGVSPELAVPVRVDELDLSTPERTAATVLTTIPLFLVMAAFAGGMQLASDTMAGERERGSLEPLLLNPAPRGAVVTGKWLATCAMAATGVLLCLVGYFLVVKRVPLEDLGVRARFDAPAALGMLAAVLPLVLAASAVQMWVSTYARSFKEAQTYLSLLMVLPTLPGMLLALSPIQTQTWMFAVPVLGQELLAGEVMRGESLGPVPFLLALLSCVAVSAVALHFTTRLLTQERIIFGRS is encoded by the coding sequence ATGAGGGGCCAGGTCGGGACGGTGCTTCGCAAGGAGGTGCGTGACCACCTGCGCGACAGGCGCACGCTGGGCTCCGCCATCCTGTGGCCGCTGTTGGGCCCGCTGGTGTTCCTGGTGATGTTCAACGTGATGGCGTCCTGGTACCGGCAGGACCGGCCGCTGGAGATGCCCGTGGTGGGCCGCGAGCACGCGCCCAGCCTGATGGCCTTCCTGGAGCGCTACGGCGCGAAGTTGTCGGAGGCCCCCCAGGACTACGAGGCGCTGGTGCAGGCCGGGAAGCTGGACGTGGTGCTGGTGGTGCCGGAGGACTACGCGAAGTCCTTCGCGGACGGACACACCGCGGCGGTGCGGCTGGTGGTGGACAGCTCGCGCAACAAGGCCCGCCAGTCCGTGCAGCGCGCGCAGCGGATGCTGGGGGCGTACTCGCAGCAGACCGGCAGCCAGCGCCTGTTCGCGCGCGGCGTGTCCCCGGAGCTGGCGGTGCCCGTGCGCGTGGATGAGCTGGATTTGTCCACGCCCGAGCGCACCGCGGCCACGGTGCTCACCACCATCCCGCTGTTCCTGGTGATGGCGGCGTTCGCGGGCGGCATGCAGCTGGCCAGCGACACCATGGCGGGCGAGCGCGAGCGCGGCTCGCTGGAGCCCCTGCTGCTCAACCCCGCCCCACGCGGCGCGGTGGTGACGGGCAAGTGGCTGGCCACCTGCGCCATGGCGGCCACGGGCGTGCTGTTGTGTCTGGTGGGTTACTTCCTGGTGGTGAAGCGCGTGCCGCTGGAGGACCTGGGCGTGCGCGCCCGCTTCGACGCGCCGGCCGCGCTGGGCATGCTGGCCGCGGTGCTGCCGCTGGTGCTGGCCGCGTCCGCCGTGCAGATGTGGGTGTCCACCTATGCACGGTCGTTCAAGGAGGCGCAGACGTACCTGTCCCTCCTGATGGTGCTGCCCACACTGCCCGGGATGCTGCTGGCCCTGTCCCCCATCCAGACGCAGACGTGGATGTTCGCGGTGCCGGTGCTGGGGCAGGAGCTGCTCGCGGGCGAGGTGATGCGCGGCGAGTCGCTGGGGCCCGTGCCCTTCCTGCTCGCGCTCCTGTCCTGCGTGGCGGTGTCCGCGGTGGCGCTGCACTTCACCACGCGTCTGTTGACCCAGGAGCGCATCATCTTCGGCAGGAGCTAG